The following proteins are co-located in the Larus michahellis chromosome 9, bLarMic1.1, whole genome shotgun sequence genome:
- the TSPAN3 gene encoding tetraspanin-3, producing the protein MGQCGIISSKTVLVFLNLIFWAAAGILCYVGAYVFITYDDYDHFFEDVYTLIPAVIIIAVGTLLFIIGLIGCCATIRESRCGLATFVIILLLVFVTEVVVVVLGYIYRAKVEDEVDHSIRKVYNGYNGTNPDAASRAIDYVQRQLRCCGIHNYSDWENTVWFKQTKNNSVPLSCCKATLSNCTGSLTRPMDLYSEGCEALVVKKLQEIMMYVIWAALAFAAIQLLGMLCACIVLCRRSRDPAYELLITGGTYA; encoded by the exons ATGGGGCAGTGCGGCATCATCTCCTCCAAAACCGTCCTGGTCTTCCTTAACCTTATCTTCTGG GCAGCAGCAGGCATACTGTGCTACGTGGGAGCCTATGTGTTCATCACATATGATGACTATGATCACTTCTTTGAAGATGTCTACACACTAATTCCAGCAGTTATTATCATAGCTGTGGGAacacttctttttattattgGACTCATTGGGTGCTGTGCCACAATTCGTGAAAGTCGCTGTGGACTTGCTACG TTTGTGATCATCCTGCTCTTGGTTTTTGTCACTGAAGTTGTGGTGGTGGTTCTTGGATACATCTACAGAGCAAAG GTGGAGGATGAAGTTGATCACAGCATTCGGAAAGTATACAATGGGTACAATGGGACAAACCCTGATGCAGCCAGTCGTGCTATTGACTATGTACAGAGACAG TTGCGCTGCTGTGGGATCCATAACTATTCAGATTGGGAGAATACTGTCTGGttcaaacaaactaaaaataacagTGTGCCGCTTAGCTGTTGCAAAGCAACCCTCAGCAATTGTACTGGCAGTTTGACCCGCCCCATGGACCTTTATTCTGAG GGGTGTGAGGCTCTGGTTGTGAAGAAGCTTCAAGAGATCATGATGTATGTCATCTGGGCAGCACTAGCATTTGCTGCTATTCAG cTTCTGGGCATGTTGTGTGCCTGTATAGTACTATGTAGGAGGAGTCGGGATCCTGCCTACGAACTTCTCATCACTGGTGGAACCTATGCCTAG